A region from the Bactrocera dorsalis isolate Fly_Bdor chromosome 1, ASM2337382v1, whole genome shotgun sequence genome encodes:
- the LOC125777436 gene encoding uncharacterized protein LOC125777436, whose product MPHTQKTQKERSAPYKATTTSSVVIKEDTSAMNPGEQQPLQMTGSQILKEASRIMDFDGRDLSSFIREVDMILPLFNPNPSMLEFVTQRHVKTKIKGEAASVIRPLGPTPTWQQMREELIKNFGVKESYHTLYNQAIVLRNYNVKYIFKITLMIAIVIISNAAKLEVHEIHTDNGYAEIITNTKQIVTSSDLVIHIIDPHEILYILNNITKISQTYSHLHYYTLSNEIEILREIGDIYDRTSIRLTKYL is encoded by the exons ATGCCCCACACACAGAAGACGCAGAAAGAGCGAAGTGCAccatacaaagcaacaacaacaagttcagtTGTAATAAAAGAGGATACATCAGCAATGAATCCAGGCGAGCAGCAACCACTTCAGATGACaggatcgcaaattttgaaggaaGCTTCAAGAATCATGGACTTTGACGGCAGAGATTTATCATCATTCATCAGGGAAGTTGACATGATCCTTCCTTTATTCAACCCCAACCCATCAATGTTGGAATTTGTAACGCAGCGAcacgtcaaaacaaaaattaaaggagaagCAGCAAGTGTCATCCGGCCTTTGGGACCTACACCAACATGGCAGCAAATGAGagaagaactcataaagaaTTTTGGAGTAAAGGAGTCGTACCACACCCTTTACAATCAGGCGATTGTACTACGAAACTATAAC gtcaaatacatcttcaaaataacattgATGATAGCAATTGTAATAATTAGCAATGCAGCCAAACTGGAAGTACATGAAATACATACCGACAATGGATACGCAGAAATCATCACCAACACTAAACAGATTGTTACATCATCTGACCTCGTAATTCACATAATTGACCCTCACGAAATTCTTTACatactaaataatataacaaaaatctcGCAAACTTATTCACATTTACATTACTACACCCtatctaatgaaattgaaatcttgagag AAATAGGAGATATTTATGATCGCACAAGTATACGTTTGACTAAGTATTTGTGA